TTCACCGAGAAGCAGCTTCTCCTTGGGATCACTGGTGGTCGAGCCCTCGGAATCGTCGTCGGAGGCAGCTCCTCCGGCGGATCCCACCACCCTTTCGGCGCCTCCAGCGGCTGCATTGCCTCTTTCGTAGCTTAGATAGTTACTGAACCTGGGTTGTATGCTTTTGGTTAGCGTCGTGACACTGCTCGATGAGCTGCGCGAGGGAATAGCTCCGGCCCCACCGCTTCCGGTTGGCGTGCCTACTGGCGTGGCTGCTCCGCTAGTTGGTGCAGTGGAGCTTCCCTGATGAATGGGCACCGTGGCTGAGTGCTGTAGCTTATGTGCGGCCTTAAGCAAACTTGGGGGCAGTGGTGCAACTCCACCCGACTGTTTCGAAGGCTTTTCATCGCCACCAATTGTATTTGTGGCCGTGCAGGAGCGGCTTAGATGCAGGGATAAGGGGGCTGTCTCCAGGGGATTGCAAAACTGATGGAACAGCCGCTCGGGCGACTCGTCCGCATACGGAATGTTCTCGGAGTGCATGTGCAGAGGCTGGCCCAAGGTGTGCCGCCGGTTCTTGGGAAACTCGGGCGATCCATTCTCATCATTCGATTCGGAGCCGCTGCGCAAGTTGCGTAGCTTGCTGTCCAGTGTATCCGTAATGGTCGTCAGCGACATGGAACCTGGTTAACGGTAGGGACATAACATAATTATCAGATCACTTATCTTTACGCCTTAAATCCTTACCCGTATCGCTTAGCCTGCTGCTAGAGTCGTCGTCCGTTAGCAGAATGGATATGTCCACGCTGCTGCGCTGTTGTTCCTTGGCCAGATTTATGCCTACTCCCAGGCTGTGACCAAGGCTGCCAGACGACTGTCCTGAGTCCTTTTCGTCCAAGCTGGCCTTGCGCGTCTGGTGCGAGGATCTTGAGCCCAAGAAACCTCCTGTGCTACGCTTCTTAAAATTGGCGCTTAACAATTTGGAGGACGTCGCCGAGATGGAGGAAGAAATAGCCACCGCCGTTGTTGAGCACgccgacgatgacgatgagcTGAACTTGGTAGTGGAACTGGATGAGGATGAGGCGGATGCCTTGCCCCCGCTGTGAAGCGTCGAGCTGCTCGAAGTACTGGCGGTGCTGCTTGCGGATGCCGAGGCAGAGGCGGACGCCTTGGCGTAGTCCAACGACTGAAAGGGAAGAGAGACGGAAGAAACGGGTGTGGGCAGGAGCAGGATTAGAGCCTGGTCGCAAATGCTCTGCACAGCCTTGCGCTGCGCCCGTCGCTGCtggatggtggtggtgctgatgGTTGTGGTGATGGTGTTGCTACTACTTGTGCTACTTgtggtgtgggtggtggtggtggtggtggtggtggtgttggagGAGCTCCCGCTTACCAGAACGCTCTCGCCGGAGTACGTGTCCGAGTTTACGGCGCTGCGCTTGCCATGGGTCTTTCGTCTGAGCTGCGGCATAAAGCGCGAGGTGCGCGTGGTTTCGCGCTCTGTGATCCGCTCGATCTTCGACAGGTTGTGCAGCAGCATGCTCGTCTGATCCTCCTGcgtctgctgctgcggctgagCGGCGCTTACGGCAGCTGTACCGCCGCTTACTTCGGCTATATCCGGCAGACTGCCGCCTTCGAAGAAGTAGTCGTACTGCAATTCAacgatacatatatgtagattgttcatttattatataaaactATAAATTCAGGATCCTTACCTGTGTGACCAGCAGCTCAACGATGCGGCATTGATGCTTCATGTCCTTGACTGCCGTTTCCAGAGTATCGTTCGGCGTCCTGATTATAGATGGCCCAAATATGATGGCCAGGTTCTTGGGCTCCATGCGGTTCACATCGCAATTGCCGCTAACTCGGCACAGATGCCGAATCAAGTGCTTCATCGTTTCGTAGGGATGCCGTGGTAACGATTCCACAATCTCGCGCAACAGTACAATTCTCTCCAGGCCAAACTTCTTGTCCGCCTCAATAAAGTTGATATAGTAACTTGCCGGCATTAAGGCATCGGGCAAGCTGCGTATAAACAACTTGAGCAGGCTGCTCACCACATTCACATCCTCCCAGCGGTCATCGCTGGCACAGCTCTCGAACTGAAAGTCCTTGGTGTTAACAAGTTCGGACAGCTCTGATATGGCCGCCTTGTTGCCGGGTATGCGATAGATGCCCACCACTCCCAGACCCTTTGTCTCCACAATGTTCGTGCACACCTCTACCAGATGCGGCACATATGCATTGACCTTCGACATGGGACAGCTGCGCAGTGGAACGCCAATAGATCCAATCTGCTTGGCTGCACAGGCGGATGGCGAAGCCAAGTCGTGGTGTGACACTCCTCCGCTGCCACTGCCGCCACGGCGGAAGAGCAAATCCTTCCAGTTCTTCGATTTGGGCGATCCCAAATCCTTATCAGGTATATGCTTGTGCGAAGAGGACTTCCTTGCCTTCATCACCGGCGAAATGGAGTCGCTGGTGGCGGCGACAATAGCCGCAGCTGCTGGTAGCGCAGAAACATGATGACTGCCACTAGCGTCTGCAATGCCACCGGAATGGGAGCTCAAGGGTGAGCTGTCGGCTGCACTCGCTCCACCTTGGACGTCGTCCAGATAACTGGCGCTGGCCACTGTTTTCTGTGGTTCTGCCAACTGCTTGCCCTGTGGCTGGTGCTCCTGttaaaaatgtaatgtaaGTGAACGTTTTTCGGTTTATATGCACTTATATGAACACTTACATTATCATCGTAGTTGAGGCTATCCTTCCACTGCAGAAGTCCAAACAGACGCTTCATCTCGTTGCTGCTCTTCGTCTTGAATAGGATCTCCGTGTAAGGACCGCTGCTGCAGGTGGACGAGGAGGTGGATGCGGTCAGGGCCGATGCTGCGTTGGCAGCGGGCTCATTCGCACTGCTGCTGCCCGACGAGGTTAGCAGCTTGTCGTGACCCTCGTCCAGGTTTAACTCGTTGCCCAAGGAGGCCAAATGGGCTCCACTGGGCGATGGCTTCGACTGCATACGGATCAAGTATTTCTTCTTATCCATCGACTCGTCGAAGAACTTAAAGTTTCTAATATCAAGTTCTATCACCTAAGGTAACAAGACGATCATTTCGATTAGTTAACGAGGCCTAGGTTCCATCCATCTAGAAAGAACTTACATTGTGCTCCGATTTGGCATGTCGGCCTGAGTAGATACGCAGCAGATCTCCCTTGATCTCCAGCTTCACCTGACGCCATGATCGGTACTCGGACATGCGCTGAAAACGGAACGAGTATTATTCGTATGCTTATTCTGGCTGCCTTGTGAGAAGGACCACTCACTTTTCCGTTGATGCAAGAGGACTTGATCTCGATTTCCGTCTCAAAGGCCTCCAGTTCGTTTGGCACATACTTGCCATTTAACTCGGCATCAATGTGGATGCTATTCAATTTCGAAAaacaagtttatttatttattcattggCAATATGATATACGGACAAACCTGCTTCGCATGTCACTGCTCATGGAGGCCCTCCGACTCCCGTGGGCCGACAGACGCACATCCTCCAGGCCGTTCGGCGTCTCGATGAACTCGTGGCCACCACCTGTGCCTCCGATCACATCGTAGGTGGGATCCGGATGCTCCTCCACCAGGGACTTCGTCTTTTGCGGCTCGACGACAGCAGCCACCGGAATGGGGATCGAAATGGGCAGGGGTGCTGGTGCTGGAGCTGGTGCAGGAGCAGATGAGGGCGTGGGTCCAGGTGCAGATGAAGCTGCTGATGCAGATGCTGGTCCTGACGCCCCTGTTGCCGCGGCATCTCCGCCAGCGGCAGCCTCCGCATTGAAGTCGGTCTCATTGTTGGTTGCCCGCAGGTAGGATATCCTACGCATTGGTTTGCCTTCGTCAAAGGAGCTGGAGGATAATGGCTTGTAGCGCCGCACAACGTTGCCGCTTCCCGACGCACTGTCCACAATGGCTGCTGCTGTAAAATAAAAGGCGAAACATAAATTGACCATCGGCTTTGACCAACCATTagtttaataatatatttaagacTACCAAATGCGATAAATAAAGACTCTAATGGACTGAAATTATAAAAGCAAAGCTGTCACACTTTGCAGGATAATAACGTTTCGGTAATTCAGTTCTGAACACTAAGCTCAACCCTGCACCATTCTGCCCAAAGTAAGGGACACTTTATATTGATATTCCGCTTTACATGGGCATCACATATAGCAAAGGAACAATGAGCAAACGAGACAGGCAAACCAAGAACCTACCACTGCTCTCGGCGATGTCCGCCAAGGTGGCAACGGAGGAACCCTTATCCGGCTTATCCGGCAGCGTCACAAACTCTGTaccaaatatgaaaaataagtTAAGTATCTTAGTAGCTAGAAGGGCATGTGGAGTAGATGGAAGGCTAGACTCACTGCTGGATCCAACTGGCACCGGATCGATGGTGGCATTCGCCAGGGTCGCCTTGTGCAGCTCCATCCGGCTACTCGTCTGTCCATCCaccgtcgtcgtcgttgtcgtttgCTGCTGCGTCTGATGGTACTTGGCCAATGGATGCTGCTGCAGGGATTCATACAGCACACTTTGCTTCTTCACCGTCGTGGTGGCCGAAGTGCTCGACGTGCTGGCAGACGACTCCAGGGCACTGGTGTTGATCGACAGCGGCTTAAACGGATCGAATCCCTTGGACATGTGTGACACCAGCTTGCGCTCAAAGCTGTGGATGAACAGAAAGAACAAATTAATGATTTATTCACGCATTGGGTGCGTACTTTACAGAGTACTTACACCTTATTGGTGACTCCTGTCTCCTGCAACGTCTCAAAATAGTCCAGATCCTTGGCGTACTTGGCATTGTTGTTGATCATCACCTGGCGATGTTGCGTCTGCTGgagctgctgatgttgctgctggtgatagaggtgatgctgctgctgctgctggtgttggtGGCACACACTGCCAGGCGCCGTGGAAGACCGCTGCACCAGCTTACCACCGGAGTGGTACATGTCGTAGCCAAGGACAtgatgttgctggtgctgctgctgttgctgctgctgctgcttgagCATCACTTGATGGCGACTGCGCGGTGGAGGCACCACCACTTGGACACCACCTGGCGGCGTGTGCGAGGGAAAGAagtgctgctggtgctgctgcaggtgttgctgctgtgccgGCGATGACGACTGCGCCTGGTTGCCGTTGATAGAGGAGGCGGAGCTCATGGAGGCGGGCACCGGCGACTTAAGGAACTCCTCCTTCTGCTTGATGGACTCGCGCAGTCGGATCATAAGGTCGCTGTTCTCACTGCCCCCCGAAAGGGATCCCGACCCAGATCCAGCTGCTGAGCTCGGACCCGCTCCGACTGCATACAACGCCTGATTGTGGCTCGTCGCGGACTTGGGCTGGCGGGCGGTGGGTGTGGGCGTGTTCGTTGCCGAGCTGGCCGATAATACTGTTAAATTTGGCGGCTGATTAGCACTGCAACAATATAGAGAAACATAGTTGATACCATTAAAATGTGTCGAGCTAGAATCGAGAACATAAAACACCAAACTCTTATTTACAACATGAAAAGCCATTCGATTTCTCTTGTAATTCCTAGCAACcatattcatttatatattCGCAATACCACCTTATTTGTGTCATttaatgcaaacaaaaaacaaacaaaaaactcaACACGAAaactttcaatttatttagtttagcCACTGTACTTTAGTACTGAACTTTGTTTCCACAATTTACACCGAAAAAACGCCTCTTTAAACACCAAATTCAACAGTCGGGTTTTCTATTTGCCTTCCAATAAGCGATAACCGAGCACAAGTGCTTCTGTTGGCGGATCTAGACATTTTTTGTAGCCCCATAATTTTTTCGCAccacaacaaaaatatttgtcaattGAATCAGCGGCTGATGGGCAGACGCAGTAGCTCCAAATTGGCAATCGCCCAAAAGCAGTGCGCTCCAAGTGTGCTGACCACATTTTGATGGCACGTGCCACCATCAGTTTGTCAGTCGCTCAATGCGTTCGAGTTTGGCTCCGCCGATTCACTGTCGTCACACGGTGCGCATGCGCAATATTCCCACTACCGTACGCCGATCACGATCGGCGACATATAGCCGAATTCCATTCCCTATTTTGCGGAAAACATATCCAAAGCTCAATATTCTTATATCTTAAGCAAACAATTGATTTAATGCGCTTCAAATTGAACTTAAATCTGCTTCCGTTTCAGtcttaaaaaatgattttcaattaattaataaatttagaaccaagtagtagtagtagttaaGCTTGTTAAGTTAGTTAAGTTTAAGGCACTTCCTTTGCCGGCGATACAATTTATAACTGTCATTGCTAGACACAAAGTTTGGTGTGAAAATCATGAATCTCTGTTTTATTATCAGCCAACCATGACGTACAGGTTGACTGAGGGGGAAATTCGGAAGCCAAACAATGCGTTTCACATATTCATAGCTCGTACACCACCAGTTGGAAAAAGTTTTACATTTCCGACTTTCGCAACCGCTAATGACCACACAATACAAAAGATTCACAGCTTAAATAGCACGGTTTCATTTGcttaaaagccaaaaacatAAATGCTTTAGTCAGTATTCAAATCATCACTTATGGTCCTGtggatttaaaaattaattaacctGCGATCATTTCCCACGAATGTCAACACAAAAATTTGCAGAATTTTGCAAGAGCAAAAGAATTGAGCAAAAACATTCCGAGAATTATCATGTTAATGAAAAATGTAGCAAATTTTAACATGCAATCAAACCCACGCGTTTGTCAAATTTTCTGCATTTTCCGCTGACATCCCTAATTGACATGAATGTCAAGTGGATACACACAACACATAAGTTCATGGCTAAAAGCCTTTTGTGATATGTGAAAATGTCAAATTGTGGACCGgtttttgggcatttttctTTGTCCGCTGcatgtttgtttttctctgttgcttttccaccaccaccagcgtTGCTACAGTGGGCACTCACTTAGTTAACCAACGGCTACGGGcgggcaaaacaaaacaaatttgatttggGCCATAGTTTAAGTGGCTGAGAACAGAGCAGCACGAATAATTAAGTTCCATGTGGCGCACAAAGGAGCAGCATTTGCGTATCGAGTTTTAGCTTCTCGGCTGTGGTGGCAGCActgcaaatggcaaattaGTTTAACTATGCCTCCACTTCCTGCCCCCGCATCCCGTATCCTGCATATCCCACATCATGCAACCCACATCCTGCAGCCCACAGCCTGCATCCCGCGTTCGTAACCTATCTCCGCCTCTTCAGATTGTCAAATGAAAGTTCAAAGCTAAAAATAGTATGGTAaatgcaagtgtgtgtgtgcgccagGATGGTTAATTCAATTCGCTTTTAAAAGCCTTTCCCACACTCGACGCCCCAAACACCGGCAGACTGTCAAGGTCAAAAGGTAATGAATAGATGGCCCCAAACCCAAACGTAGCCCCCAACCCCACACCTTCTATATATCCGTGGATCATATTTCACAGGTCGCAGAATAAAggaagcacacacacacattcgcaccATGTTTCTATTGCCTAGTTGTCAGCGCACAGTGGTCTAAATTGTAACGATTCTTGTCGCTGGGATTAAGTTATATTAAATTGATACTACGGCGTTATCGGTGAGACACATTTTTAGGTACATTTTTGTAAGTTTCACCGACAAACAACTTGATTCTTTTTATAGACTCATCTTATGAACCGATTCAGTGCGAATCGAGCCCACTGTGCAGCGGCATAGCAGGTAgcaatggaaataaaaaaaaagtcggATCAGGAGCTCGTGTGCTCAGCAAATATATGTGTGATTATTGGTAAACGCGCGGGCATTTGTCGGGATTATTATCTATGCATAAgcttaatatataaaattcgATGATTTGCACACTGAGCAAAAATTTCGATTGAACGAACGGGTACACAAAATTTGTATTCCCTTTAAaagcgataaaaaaaaagttaaagatGATTTAGGTTAAATGTTGTATGTTACAACCATAATTCAAGCAAGAGAATGCTGTAATCGAGTGGCGCGACTATTGGATACCCTTTAAATAGCCAATGAAAACGCGAGAGAGCTGGAGATACAAATGTTTAGCGTGCTCTCTTCAATGAACTTTTAGTTAACTTTAAATCGTATTCTCATGGCCAGATTTAAACTATTTTCGGCACGTATATGAACATTATTGAGACAGAACCATGACCTTTACAAATCTAATAATATGATTTAAGCAttattatagttatagttcctgagatttCGACgctcatacggacggacagtaCGGTTGGTTTGCCAAGTGATCCTGATCAGGAAACGCTACGTGTCATCTGTTTCATACTCCGCAAAGCATCTAATATACCCTTTTTTTCTCTGCCTGGGTGCGTGATGCAGAAAAGCTGCTACACAAGTGAGACTcgcattcaattcaattcaattcgattcgattcgatacATTTCCCCTCACCACCCACAACCACACCTAAACCCACACCCAAAAGCCCTTATCACCcccacatgcacacacatagTACACCCCACAATGGTGCATATCGATAAGGGGCGGCCAGCGAATTAGCCATATCTGTATCTATAGGgggcatatatacatacatatctatcTATAAGCTCTGTCCCTTGCTGTGTGCGGAATTTCGCGCTTTTATTGTCTGCACTGTGGGCACATTTCGTATTACTTTCAGTTGCCTGATTTGCGTTTTGCCAACTCTTGCGACTCTTTGCAATTAACAAGtcgtaaataaaaaattgttgacATATTTGATaagcggcagaaaccgcaGAGGGAACGGTATAGATAAGGAAAAgtgagggagagagagagagagtgagagagagagagagagagaggccGACCGCCATCGCACATCCAAAAAAGACAGCCTCTGACACACTCTAATTTTCTCGCGGTGTTTAATTTCCGCAGGTTCCACAATTTTCTCCTCTttctcccaaaaaaaaaaaaaatgtttagaaaCTTAAGTCATTTAATATAGAAAATGTCGTTGGcgagtattttatttacaggGTTTTCATTGCACAATCGAAGAGATTTGTGTGAAAGACGCTCGTGGAGAAAAGTTTGACTTCAGAGTTATTTTTATTGACTTATTTACTTGTTGGGAGCTATGTTAGATATCTGTTAGATATATCCACTGCGCTTTTGGAACTGATCTGAAACACTTCCTTGACGAAAACTGGCGTTTCGAAGATTCGTCGTTTGCACCTTTACTCGAGGCACGTTCATTGTGGTCTTTgtttgaaatggaaaacactTGATATAatgttctttctttttttttttttgtattcggACAAGGTCTCGGTAAATTGTGTTTTCTTGTAATTCTTGTTGCTCAAATTGTTTGGGTTTCATTCTATTCCATTATCACATTATCAGTAGCACAggcaaaaaatttgaattaattaatgcTAGAGAAATGGCAAATTAACCTGTTTTCGTTATTCGGATCGATCTCGAATCGTATCATTTTCATGTGTATAAGCATCGGCTTTTTCACCCCCTGATAGGGTAGCGCATACATTTTTCTGGCAGTGTACGGCAGCCGGAGCTGCCGAATTATGCGAGTaagtgaataaaaaaaaaaatacaaaacttcGTTTGCCGCGTATCACAATATCTGAAATCTGCACGAACCGCTCGCCATCGTCAACTAAACTAAAGTACTACGCAAAGTTCCTGCGactaaactaaaataaataaataaaaaaaaaaaagaaggcacAACAAAACCCAGCAAAAATTGGCTTTGTATGCATGTATGAAATTTGTATTAAAGAGCGGCGGAGGCTCAGCAATTGAAAGAGACCCATTGAGTGGGCAGTGACCGAATGGCGAACGACCCACCGACCGATGCTCTCCTCTCACatgatttccttttttttattatttcagtACAGTGAGCCCTCTGCGAGATGTTTCATACAGTGAACTTAATTCGCTGCAGGCATGATGTAGCATCCTATGGATTGTCTCGTCATAAGAAAGTTGAGTACACAttgtataaaatttatttttatacttaTTAAATTCATAACAACTGCACTCaagacaataaaaattaaacatctACTTGGATTTAACTTTGATTTGATTGTAGTAACCCTTTTCACAACCCTATCCATTATCCATTATCCCATTAGTATGCCAAATGCCAGTGCCAACTGTATTTTGTAACCAATAAAtagataaacaaataaaaatgaagcGAGGGGCGGCAAGTGGGCGCAGGGAGCTGCCCacagtttgcacaggatcgGCGAAAGGGAGAGAGTGGGAATCGCTATATCACTATCAGTCACCGACTGACCAAATATATACCCCATACTCTACCGCCAAGCCGCCCCACCCCTCTCTCCATCAACCAGCTGGCAACCTTGtcttgcttatttatttaccgAGTGGGCGGATGGTCGGGGGAAAGGGGTGATGGGGTGAtgggaggggggaggggggacAGCCACCCAACCGcagggcgtatacgtaattgtCAAAGCAAAGTAGTTAAATTTGTACAGTGCACAGTGGGACAAAGTCTTGCTTGGATTTTTACAATAGAAtatttcaaatcaaaataatgATATGATATtagatgcaaatgaaaataaggCCCACTCACTGTGCACGCAGCAATGAGTTTTGCATTTCCGATGACATCTTTTCGCCAGCCATCAATCAATCGGAcgatca
The DNA window shown above is from Drosophila melanogaster chromosome X and carries:
- the RhoGAP19D gene encoding Rho GTPase activating protein at 19D, isoform A gives rise to the protein MLQNSNGAAAAHSAASAVATPAAAASAAAAAAAAAVAAAANNAALAASSIQPKLIVIRRRPNQGFGFTLRHFIAYPPEDDQASSSASGLVSGSATAATAASVSTNWPQEASSAAGSNSGSSSSVGVAGITGLEPTSPTSLPPYQVKAMETIFIKEVQANGPAHYANLQTGDRVLMVNNQPIAGIAYSTIVSMIKQTPAVLTLHVVPKECDVLQMHYTSIAHTPESNRLTMSTHSPSLLANGSHKTTFPAAAAVAAPPHQHQQQQQQLISYPAVAAVTTSTPAGSPQSQSQSQSHSHPNTHHAPSLHGGSRSGSITSTASGGITVLSQPFYPQQQQQQQQQQQHRHPALTGGSSSIDFGDMAHGLRQHQQQQQHLYQQQQQHHQFMRANQPPNLTVLSASSATNTPTPTARQPKSATSHNQALYAVGAGPSSAAGSGSGSLSGGSENSDLMIRLRESIKQKEEFLKSPVPASMSSASSINGNQAQSSSPAQQQHLQQHQQHFFPSHTPPGGVQVVVPPPRSRHQVMLKQQQQQQQQHQQHHVLGYDMYHSGGKLVQRSSTAPGSVCHQHQQQQQHHLYHQQQHQQLQQTQHRQVMINNNAKYAKDLDYFETLQETGVTNKVFERKLVSHMSKGFDPFKPLSINTSALESSASTSSTSATTTVKKQSVLYESLQQHPLAKYHQTQQQTTTTTTVDGQTSSRMELHKATLANATIDPVPVGSSTAAIVDSASGSGNVVRRYKPLSSSSFDEGKPMRRISYLRATNNETDFNAEAAAGGDAAATGASGPASASAASSAPGPTPSSAPAPAPAPAPLPISIPIPVAAVVEPQKTKSLVEEHPDPTYDVIGGTGGGHEFIETPNGLEDVRLSAHGSRRASMSSDMRSSIHIDAELNGKYVPNELEAFETEIEIKSSCINGKRMSEYRSWRQVKLEIKGDLLRIYSGRHAKSEHNVIELDIRNFKFFDESMDKKKYLIRMQSKPSPSGAHLASLGNELNLDEGHDKLLTSSGSSSANEPAANAASALTASTSSSTCSSGPYTEILFKTKSSNEMKRLFGLLQWKDSLNYDDNEHQPQGKQLAEPQKTVASASYLDDVQGGASAADSSPLSSHSGGIADASGSHHVSALPAAAAIVAATSDSISPVMKARKSSSHKHIPDKDLGSPKSKNWKDLLFRRGGSGSGGVSHHDLASPSACAAKQIGSIGVPLRSCPMSKVNAYVPHLVEVCTNIVETKGLGVVGIYRIPGNKAAISELSELVNTKDFQFESCASDDRWEDVNVVSSLLKLFIRSLPDALMPASYYINFIEADKKFGLERIVLLREIVESLPRHPYETMKHLIRHLCRVSGNCDVNRMEPKNLAIIFGPSIIRTPNDTLETAVKDMKHQCRIVELLVTQYDYFFEGGSLPDIAEVSGGTAAVSAAQPQQQTQEDQTSMLLHNLSKIERITERETTRTSRFMPQLRRKTHGKRSAVNSDTYSGESVLVSGSSSNTTTTTTTTTHTTSSTSSSNTITTTISTTTIQQRRAQRKAVQSICDQALILLLPTPVSSVSLPFQSLDYAKASASASASASSTASTSSSSTLHSGGKASASSSSSSTTKFSSSSSSACSTTAVAISSSISATSSKLLSANFKKRSTGGFLGSRSSHQTRKASLDEKDSGQSSGSLGHSLGVGINLAKEQQRSSVDISILLTDDDSSSRLSDTGSMSLTTITDTLDSKLRNLRSGSESNDENGSPEFPKNRRHTLGQPLHMHSENIPYADESPERLFHQFCNPLETAPLSLHLSRSCTATNTIGGDEKPSKQSGGVAPLPPSLLKAAHKLQHSATVPIHQGSSTAPTSGAATPVGTPTGSGGAGAIPSRSSSSSVTTLTKSIQPRFSNYLSYERGNAAAGGAERVVGSAGGAASDDDSEGSTTSDPKEKLLLGERPSPSFFIERYNKKRRDHRLFRSASFNCRNYSTRHITAQTSGGVAAGVSGGVAGAVAVGVACCQALSTTGLTKDEKTDMNLTKKRQIQNKQNRSIKRRHTVGGPHDYSASNGGCSNHSHGHDLAAINYNHHNRHHQQQLLKLGSATSGGGGSGAAAAETTTTTTTTTTVLRRLGTGQAGAEASVALPASSSGSSSNNNNSPQSDGSNGNGGGVAGVASNAPPTGVGVGGNNSSGSSSNSSSTSTTPAGNGDQVLEVGIRIKNISRGRF
- the RhoGAP19D gene encoding Rho GTPase activating protein at 19D, isoform D, encoding MLQNSNGAAAAHSAASAVATPAAAASAAAAAAAAAVAAAANNAALAASSIQPKLIVIRRRPNQGFGFTLRHFIAYPPEDDQASSSASGLVSGSATAATAASVSTNWPQEASSAAGSNSGSSSSVGVAGITGLEPTSPTSLPPYQVKAMETIFIKEVQANGPAHYANLQTGDRVLMVNNQPIAGIAYSTIVSMIKQTPAVLTLHVVPKECDVLQMHYTSIAHTPESNRLTMSTHSPSLLANGSHKTTFPAAAAVAAPPHQHQQQQQQLISYPAVAAVTTSTPAGSPQSQSQSQSHSHPNTHHAPSLHGGSRSGSITSTASGGITVLSQPFYPQQQQQQQQQQQHRHPALTGGSSSIDFGDMAHGLRQHQQQQQHLYQQQQQHHQFMRANQPPNLTVLSASSATNTPTPTARQPKSATSHNQALYAVGAGPSSAAGSGSGSLSGGSENSDLMIRLRESIKQKEEFLKSPVPASMSSASSINGNQAQSSSPAQQQHLQQHQQHFFPSHTPPGGVQVVVPPPRSRHQVMLKQQQQQQQQHQQHHVLGYDMYHSGGKLVQRSSTAPGSVCHQHQQQQQHHLYHQQQHQQLQQTQHRQVMINNNAKYAKDLDYFETLQETGVTNKVFERKLVSHMSKGFDPFKPLSINTSALESSASTSSTSATTTVKKQSVLYESLQQHPLAKYHQTQQQTTTTTTVDGQTSSRMELHKATLANATIDPVPVGSSKFVTLPDKPDKGSSVATLADIAESSAAAIVDSASGSGNVVRRYKPLSSSSFDEGKPMRRISYLRATNNETDFNAEAAAGGDAAATGASGPASASAASSAPGPTPSSAPAPAPAPAPLPISIPIPVAAVVEPQKTKSLVEEHPDPTYDVIGGTGGGHEFIETPNGLEDVRLSAHGSRRASMSSDMRSSIHIDAELNGKYVPNELEAFETEIEIKSSCINGKRMSEYRSWRQVKLEIKGDLLRIYSGRHAKSEHNVIELDIRNFKFFDESMDKKKYLIRMQSKPSPSGAHLASLGNELNLDEGHDKLLTSSGSSSANEPAANAASALTASTSSSTCSSGPYTEILFKTKSSNEMKRLFGLLQWKDSLNYDDNEHQPQGKQLAEPQKTVASASYLDDVQGGASAADSSPLSSHSGGIADASGSHHVSALPAAAAIVAATSDSISPVMKARKSSSHKHIPDKDLGSPKSKNWKDLLFRRGGSGSGGVSHHDLASPSACAAKQIGSIGVPLRSCPMSKVNAYVPHLVEVCTNIVETKGLGVVGIYRIPGNKAAISELSELVNTKDFQFESCASDDRWEDVNVVSSLLKLFIRSLPDALMPASYYINFIEADKKFGLERIVLLREIVESLPRHPYETMKHLIRHLCRVSGNCDVNRMEPKNLAIIFGPSIIRTPNDTLETAVKDMKHQCRIVELLVTQYDYFFEGGSLPDIAEVSGGTAAVSAAQPQQQTQEDQTSMLLHNLSKIERITERETTRTSRFMPQLRRKTHGKRSAVNSDTYSGESVLVSGSSSNTTTTTTTTTHTTSSTSSSNTITTTISTTTIQQRRAQRKAVQSICDQALILLLPTPVSSVSLPFQSLDYAKASASASASASSTASTSSSSTLHSGGKASASSSSSSTTKFSSSSSSACSTTAVAISSSISATSSKLLSANFKKRSTGGFLGSRSSHQTRKASLDEKDSGQSSGSLGHSLGVGINLAKEQQRSSVDISILLTDDDSSSRLSDTGSMSLTTITDTLDSKLRNLRSGSESNDENGSPEFPKNRRHTLGQPLHMHSENIPYADESPERLFHQFCNPLETAPLSLHLSRSCTATNTIGGDEKPSKQSGGVAPLPPSLLKAAHKLQHSATVPIHQGSSTAPTSGAATPVGTPTGSGGAGAIPSRSSSSSVTTLTKSIQPRFSNYLSYERGNAAAGGAERVVGSAGGAASDDDSEGSTTSDPKEKLLLGERPSPSFFIERYNKKRRDHRLFRSASFNCRNYSTRHITAQTSGGVAAGVSGGVAGAVAVGVACCQALSTTGLTKDEKTDMNLTKKRQIQNKQNRSIKRRHTVGGPHDYSASNGGCSNHSHGHDLAAINYNHHNRHHQQQLLKLGSATSGGGGSGAAAAETTTTTTTTTTVLRRLGTGQAGAEASVALPASSSGSSSNNNNSPQSDGSNGNGGGVAGVASNAPPTGVGVGGNNSSGSSSNSSSTSTTPAGNGDQVLEVGIRIKNISRGRF